One window from the genome of Rhodopseudomonas sp. P2A-2r encodes:
- a CDS encoding ABC transporter substrate-binding protein — protein sequence MDRRQFLKTTTAVLAATGVGAAPWRSASAQAAPIKIGLLAPLTGVVASGGKEMVEGVQFYLEQVKNEMGGRKVELIIEDDASNPDTALQKARRLVEQAKCDMLIGDLLANTGLAVANYVKGTGTPYFIPIIAADDLTQRARIKNVIRVAGYTASAFTHPFGDWCLKQGYKRIATISQDYTFGHEQCGGLAQVFTEGGGEIVQQFWHPLNTADFSPYLGQLAELKVDAIFAMETGADSTRLIKQYASFGLKEKTPLLMSMNGTDQSVIRTMGEECEGIISAAQFAEGSDNPVTVKFEKEYEAKYGKIPSLYGFSMYSGMMWIDAALKKIGGKVEDRDMFIDTVLKTQLDDSPLGKTVKFDAYGNPIYDVYIRKVVKRADGKFWNVPIQTYPAVGQFWKYDPETYMKQPPYSRTFQGIKKA from the coding sequence ATGGACCGCAGGCAATTTCTGAAGACCACCACCGCTGTGCTCGCGGCGACCGGCGTCGGCGCCGCACCCTGGCGCTCAGCCTCGGCCCAGGCGGCGCCGATCAAGATCGGCCTGCTGGCGCCGCTAACCGGTGTCGTTGCATCCGGCGGCAAGGAGATGGTCGAAGGCGTGCAGTTCTATCTCGAGCAGGTCAAGAACGAGATGGGCGGCCGCAAGGTCGAATTGATCATCGAAGATGATGCGTCGAATCCCGATACCGCCTTGCAGAAGGCCCGCCGTTTGGTCGAGCAGGCCAAATGCGACATGCTGATCGGCGACCTTCTCGCCAATACCGGCCTTGCAGTGGCCAACTACGTTAAGGGCACCGGTACGCCGTACTTCATTCCGATCATCGCCGCCGATGACCTGACCCAGCGCGCCCGCATCAAGAACGTGATCCGCGTCGCCGGCTACACCGCCAGCGCCTTCACCCATCCGTTCGGCGACTGGTGCCTGAAGCAGGGCTACAAGCGGATCGCCACCATAAGCCAGGACTACACCTTCGGTCACGAACAGTGCGGCGGCCTTGCCCAGGTGTTTACCGAAGGCGGCGGCGAAATCGTGCAGCAGTTCTGGCATCCGCTGAATACCGCGGACTTCAGCCCGTATCTCGGTCAGCTCGCCGAGCTCAAGGTGGATGCCATCTTCGCCATGGAGACCGGTGCTGACTCCACCCGCCTGATCAAGCAGTACGCTTCGTTCGGTCTGAAAGAGAAGACGCCGCTGCTGATGTCTATGAACGGCACGGACCAGTCGGTGATCCGCACCATGGGCGAAGAATGCGAAGGCATCATCTCGGCGGCGCAGTTCGCCGAGGGTTCGGACAACCCGGTGACGGTTAAATTCGAGAAGGAATACGAAGCGAAGTACGGCAAGATTCCGTCGCTGTACGGGTTCTCGATGTATTCCGGCATGATGTGGATCGACGCCGCGCTGAAGAAGATCGGCGGCAAGGTCGAGGACCGCGACATGTTCATCGATACTGTGCTGAAGACCCAGCTCGACGATTCGCCCCTGGGCAAGACGGTCAAGTTCGACGCTTACGGCAACCCGATCTACGACGTCTACATCCGCAAGGTCGTCAAGCGCGCCGACGGAAAATTCTGGAATGTGCCGATCCAGACCTATCCGGCGGTCGGCCAGTTCTGGAAGTACGATCCGGAGACCTACATGAAGCAGCCGCCCTATTCGCGCACCTTCCAGGGCATCAAGAAGGCTTGA
- a CDS encoding ABC transporter ATP-binding protein, with protein sequence MSEPILTLTDVVVAFDALRAVDGVSLTVPRGQRRAIIGPNGAGKTTLFNAIAGAVPPTSGKIMFDGHAVTRLPPHRRARLGISRTFQITNLFPTLTVRDNMVLALRGLSPRKFALFGKPDTDAAEAQRIDTALHAARIGARADVIVKEMSYGEQRQLEIAIALVTTPMLLLLDEPAAGLSPSERSMVAEIIRGLDRDITVVLIEHDMDLALGLVDHVTCMFEGRVLVEEAPDGIRRNKQVQEVYLGKPRHA encoded by the coding sequence TTGTCCGAACCGATCCTCACCCTGACCGATGTGGTCGTCGCCTTCGACGCTTTGCGCGCGGTCGATGGCGTCAGCCTGACCGTGCCGCGCGGCCAGCGCCGCGCCATCATCGGGCCGAACGGCGCCGGCAAGACTACCCTGTTCAATGCCATCGCCGGCGCGGTGCCGCCGACGTCGGGAAAAATCATGTTCGACGGTCATGCGGTGACAAGGCTGCCGCCGCATCGCCGCGCCCGGCTCGGAATCTCCCGCACCTTCCAGATTACCAACCTGTTTCCGACCCTCACCGTGCGCGACAACATGGTTCTGGCGCTGCGTGGCCTGTCACCGCGAAAATTTGCGCTGTTCGGCAAGCCGGACACCGACGCTGCGGAAGCGCAGCGGATCGACACCGCCTTGCATGCGGCGCGGATCGGCGCGCGCGCCGATGTCATCGTAAAAGAAATGTCCTACGGCGAGCAGCGCCAGCTCGAGATCGCCATCGCGCTGGTCACCACGCCGATGCTGCTGCTGCTCGACGAGCCGGCCGCCGGGCTGTCGCCGTCGGAGCGCTCCATGGTTGCCGAGATCATCCGCGGTCTGGATCGCGACATTACCGTGGTGCTGATCGAACACGACATGGACCTCGCGCTGGGTCTCGTCGACCACGTCACCTGCATGTTCGAGGGCCGCGTCCTGGTCGAGGAAGCGCCCGACGGCATCCGCCGCAACAAGCAGGTACAGGAAGTCTATCTCGGGAAGCCGCGTCATGCTTGA
- a CDS encoding ABC transporter ATP-binding protein — MLEVRDLHSGYGEAVVVRGVSLDVKAGEIVALLGRNGMGKTTLIRSIMGLVPPQIRSGSITWRGDSLVGLKPHDIASRKIAIVPQGRRLFPSLTVTEHLTMLKSARAKDGWTVDRVFGIFPRLAERRHHRGGQLSGGERGMLAVGRALMIDPELILMDEPSEGLAPVMVQHLEEIILDLKREGLSILLVEQNLYSALAVADRVYILETGQVVHQGDAKDLSQQTDLLFQRLGVQ, encoded by the coding sequence ATGCTTGAGGTCAGGGATCTGCACAGCGGCTATGGCGAGGCGGTTGTGGTGCGCGGCGTCTCGCTCGACGTCAAGGCCGGCGAGATCGTCGCATTGCTCGGCCGCAACGGCATGGGCAAGACCACGTTGATCCGCTCGATCATGGGGCTGGTGCCGCCGCAAATCCGTTCCGGCTCGATCACATGGCGCGGCGACAGTCTGGTCGGCCTCAAGCCGCATGACATTGCGTCGCGAAAAATCGCCATCGTGCCGCAGGGGCGCCGGCTGTTTCCGTCGCTAACGGTCACCGAACATCTCACCATGCTGAAGAGTGCCCGGGCAAAGGACGGCTGGACCGTCGACCGGGTGTTCGGAATCTTTCCGCGGCTGGCCGAGCGCCGCCATCACCGCGGCGGGCAATTGTCCGGCGGCGAGCGCGGCATGCTCGCGGTCGGCCGCGCGCTGATGATCGATCCTGAACTGATCCTGATGGACGAGCCGTCGGAAGGCCTGGCGCCAGTGATGGTGCAGCATCTCGAGGAGATCATTCTCGATCTTAAGCGCGAGGGACTGTCGATCCTGCTGGTCGAACAGAACCTCTACAGCGCGCTGGCGGTGGCCGACCGCGTCTACATTCTTGAAACCGGCCAGGTGGTGCATCAGGGCGATGCCAAAGACCTGAGCCAGCAAACCGACCTGCTGTTCCAGCGGCTCGGCGTGCAGTGA
- a CDS encoding amidase, producing MSHAIAELDLCALSHALAKGDITSVAATTVALDRLDTVGRKLNAVVRLDSARALEAAEAADKLRATGVVLLPPLHGVPLAHKDLFYRAGDLSAGGSKIRAGFRADVTATVIDRLDASGALDLGRLQLAEFAMSPTGYNEHNGHALNPWNPDHVPGGSSSGSGVAVAARLVTGSLGTDTGGSLRHPGAMCGLVGLKPTWGLVPTDGVMPLSASLDCTGPLTRTARDSARLLSVISGRDYESHFSGDICGMTIAIPGGYYRELLDPVIAVRLEQAVVTLRKLGATTIETAPPDMALVNALMQVLMSVEAATIHRRWLIERPQDYADQVRARIEPGLLYPATRYVEALSLRAQITQGWIASCIGAADLALLPAISIPVPSIAATTEGDPADVARVIGQLTHCTRGINYLGLPAASVPCGFDPIGLPIAFQLVGRPYSEAALLRAAHAYQGQTDWHQRMPAAAELN from the coding sequence ATGTCCCACGCGATTGCCGAACTCGATCTCTGCGCGCTGTCCCACGCCCTTGCCAAGGGCGATATCACCTCGGTGGCCGCCACCACGGTGGCGCTGGACCGGCTCGACACCGTCGGCCGCAAGCTCAACGCCGTGGTTCGCCTCGACAGCGCCCGTGCGCTCGAAGCCGCCGAAGCCGCCGACAAATTGCGCGCCACGGGCGTCGTGCTGCTGCCGCCGCTGCACGGCGTGCCATTGGCGCACAAGGACCTGTTCTACCGCGCCGGCGATCTGTCCGCCGGCGGCTCCAAGATCCGCGCCGGTTTTCGTGCCGATGTCACGGCGACGGTGATCGATCGCCTCGATGCCTCCGGCGCGCTTGATCTCGGCCGGCTGCAACTCGCCGAATTCGCCATGAGCCCGACCGGCTACAACGAACACAACGGCCACGCGCTCAATCCGTGGAATCCGGACCACGTGCCCGGCGGCTCGTCGTCGGGCTCCGGCGTGGCGGTCGCCGCGCGCCTGGTCACCGGCTCGCTCGGCACCGACACCGGCGGCTCTCTGCGCCATCCCGGCGCCATGTGCGGTCTGGTCGGATTGAAGCCGACCTGGGGCCTGGTGCCCACCGACGGCGTGATGCCGCTGTCGGCATCGTTGGATTGCACGGGACCGCTGACCCGCACCGCGCGCGATTCGGCGCGGCTGTTGTCGGTGATATCAGGCCGCGACTATGAATCGCATTTCAGCGGCGACATCTGCGGCATGACCATCGCGATTCCCGGTGGCTACTACCGCGAACTGCTCGATCCGGTGATCGCCGTGCGGCTGGAGCAGGCGGTCGTGACGCTGCGAAAACTCGGCGCCACCACCATCGAGACCGCGCCGCCGGATATGGCGCTGGTCAATGCGCTGATGCAGGTGTTGATGAGCGTCGAGGCTGCGACGATCCATCGCCGCTGGCTGATCGAGCGGCCGCAGGATTATGCCGATCAGGTCCGCGCCCGCATCGAGCCGGGGTTGCTGTATCCCGCCACGCGCTATGTCGAGGCGCTGTCGCTGCGCGCGCAGATCACGCAAGGTTGGATCGCCTCGTGCATCGGCGCAGCCGATCTGGCGCTGCTGCCGGCGATCTCGATTCCGGTGCCGAGCATTGCCGCGACCACCGAGGGCGACCCCGCCGACGTGGCGCGGGTGATCGGCCAGCTCACGCATTGCACCCGCGGCATCAACTATCTCGGCCTGCCGGCCGCCTCTGTGCCCTGCGGCTTCGATCCTATCGGGCTGCCTATCGCCTTCCAACTTGTCGGCCGCCCTTATAGCGAGGCCGCGTTGCTACGCGCCGCGCACGCCTATCAAGGCCAAACCGATTGGCATCAACGGATGCCGGCCGCAGCCGAACTTAACTAG
- a CDS encoding amidohydrolase family protein has product MPIIDMHTHALSKRVEPLVAGKYDPMDNPYRRDMSPASRETDAEQGKILPGLMLDITKRREMMAKMGVDIQVIAPAPAQQNYWADEELLVALSRVQNEDIAALVAQDPAHFVGMGTLPMRFPERAIAEAVHAVETLGLRGFQIDTRVEDIELSDAALDPLYARLVKLRVPLFIHPLGFSQGQRLSHFFMVNSVGQPVEETIAIAHLIMGGVMDRHPDLDVVIAHGGGYFPFYSARMDHAWKVRPEVRKLTADAPSTYLKRLWFDTCVFSPSLIDQLIATVGVDRVMMGSDYPFDMGDQDPVRLVREANLSDADREKVLFGNASRLFRIK; this is encoded by the coding sequence ATGCCCATCATCGACATGCATACACACGCCCTCAGCAAGCGCGTCGAGCCGCTCGTGGCCGGAAAATACGATCCGATGGACAATCCCTATCGCCGCGACATGTCGCCGGCGAGCCGCGAGACCGATGCGGAGCAGGGCAAGATCCTGCCGGGCCTGATGCTAGATATCACCAAGCGCCGCGAGATGATGGCGAAAATGGGCGTCGATATTCAGGTGATTGCGCCGGCGCCAGCACAGCAAAACTACTGGGCTGATGAGGAACTGCTGGTCGCGCTGTCACGCGTGCAGAACGAGGACATCGCCGCGCTGGTGGCTCAGGATCCCGCGCATTTCGTCGGCATGGGCACACTGCCGATGCGCTTTCCGGAGCGCGCGATCGCGGAAGCAGTCCATGCTGTCGAAACGCTCGGTCTGCGCGGGTTCCAGATCGATACCCGTGTCGAGGATATCGAGCTTTCAGATGCGGCGCTGGATCCACTTTATGCACGTCTCGTCAAGCTGCGCGTGCCGTTATTCATTCATCCGCTTGGCTTCTCCCAGGGTCAGCGCCTCAGCCACTTCTTCATGGTCAACAGCGTTGGCCAGCCAGTGGAAGAGACGATCGCTATCGCACATCTCATCATGGGCGGCGTCATGGACCGGCATCCCGACCTCGACGTCGTGATCGCCCATGGCGGCGGCTATTTTCCCTTCTACAGCGCGCGCATGGACCATGCCTGGAAGGTCCGCCCCGAAGTCCGCAAGCTCACCGCCGACGCGCCGTCGACCTATCTGAAGCGGCTGTGGTTCGACACCTGCGTGTTCTCGCCGAGCTTGATCGATCAGCTCATTGCCACGGTCGGCGTTGATCGGGTCATGATGGGATCGGACTATCCGTTCGACATGGGCGACCAAGATCCGGTCCGCCTCGTGCGGGAAGCGAATCTGTCAGATGCGGACCGTGAGAAAGTTCTGTTCGGCAATGCGAGCAGGCTGTTTCGCATCAAGTGA
- a CDS encoding aldehyde dehydrogenase, whose product MMNDGKPYGLYIGGKFRSASTGRVIRVENPKDGSHLADVAEGDEADIDRAIDAAEEAAKIWAATPGAVRGDIMHRAGELLAAKLPELVTIEVDQIGRARREMSAQLGRLPEWFRYFGALARTHEDTVPPFGGKFLNYTRRVPLGVVGHVTPWNHPLLILTKKIAPSMAAGNTMVVKPSELAPITPLLLGDIFKEAGVPDGVYNVVPGYGATAGKALTTSKRIKKIDLTGGTETGKMVASLAGANLTKVSAELGGKAAVILFDDTPIERGVAAALFASFIASGQTCVQGARLLVQRSVHDAVVAELVKRTNAIHIGDPQDMATQMGPLVSARQRDLTERYVKIGLEEGATLAAGGKRPEGRPFKNGYFHQPTIFTHVTPNMRIAQEEIFGPVVCVIPFDTEDEAITIANGTEFGLATSIWTRDVTRAHRVAHQLQSGIVWINDHHRIDPCSPWGGFKMSGIGRENGIVAYEEYTQIQNVIVNLSDEPFDWYAEDGKEKRYS is encoded by the coding sequence ATGATGAATGATGGCAAGCCCTATGGGCTCTATATCGGCGGAAAGTTTCGATCGGCCTCCACGGGACGCGTCATTCGTGTCGAGAATCCGAAGGACGGAAGCCATCTGGCGGATGTCGCGGAAGGCGATGAGGCGGATATCGATCGGGCAATAGACGCCGCAGAAGAGGCAGCGAAGATCTGGGCGGCAACGCCCGGCGCCGTACGTGGCGATATCATGCATCGTGCCGGCGAATTGCTGGCGGCGAAGCTGCCGGAACTGGTCACCATCGAGGTGGATCAGATCGGTCGCGCTCGGCGCGAGATGAGCGCGCAGCTCGGCCGTTTGCCGGAGTGGTTTCGCTATTTCGGCGCACTCGCGCGCACGCACGAGGACACGGTGCCGCCATTCGGCGGGAAATTCTTGAACTATACGCGCCGTGTCCCGCTCGGCGTGGTCGGCCATGTGACGCCGTGGAATCACCCATTGCTGATCCTGACCAAGAAGATCGCGCCGTCCATGGCGGCAGGAAATACGATGGTCGTAAAGCCAAGCGAGCTGGCGCCGATCACGCCGCTCCTGCTCGGCGACATCTTCAAGGAAGCTGGCGTGCCCGATGGCGTCTACAATGTAGTCCCGGGGTATGGCGCGACCGCAGGCAAGGCGTTGACCACCAGCAAGCGCATCAAGAAAATTGATCTTACCGGCGGCACCGAGACCGGAAAGATGGTCGCATCGCTCGCCGGTGCCAATTTAACAAAAGTGTCGGCCGAGCTTGGCGGCAAGGCTGCGGTGATCTTGTTCGACGATACACCGATCGAACGCGGCGTTGCCGCGGCATTGTTCGCGTCCTTTATCGCCAGCGGCCAGACCTGCGTGCAAGGCGCGCGTCTTCTCGTGCAGCGTTCGGTGCATGATGCAGTGGTGGCCGAGTTGGTGAAGCGCACCAATGCGATCCATATCGGCGATCCGCAGGACATGGCGACCCAGATGGGGCCGCTCGTGTCCGCCCGGCAGCGCGATCTCACCGAGCGTTATGTGAAGATCGGCCTGGAGGAAGGCGCCACGCTCGCGGCCGGCGGCAAGCGGCCGGAAGGTAGGCCATTCAAAAATGGCTATTTTCACCAGCCGACGATCTTTACCCATGTGACGCCGAACATGCGCATCGCTCAGGAGGAGATTTTTGGTCCGGTGGTGTGTGTCATCCCGTTTGATACCGAGGACGAAGCCATCACGATTGCGAATGGCACCGAATTCGGCCTCGCCACCTCGATCTGGACGCGCGATGTCACCCGTGCTCACCGGGTTGCGCACCAGCTTCAGAGCGGCATTGTCTGGATCAACGATCACCACCGTATCGATCCGTGCTCGCCTTGGGGCGGCTTCAAGATGAGCGGCATCGGACGCGAGAACGGCATTGTCGCTTATGAGGAATACACCCAGATCCAGAACGTCATCGTCAACCTATCGGATGAGCCGTTCGACTGGTACGCCGAAGACGGCAAAGAGAAGCGCTACAGCTAG
- a CDS encoding Bug family tripartite tricarboxylate transporter substrate binding protein: MRPAPLLRFAAAAVTAASLLLSTGGAFAAAWPSRTIKLIVPFPPGGAADATARIYADKLGEALQQTVVIENKPGAGTAIAADYVAHAEPDGYTLSLAPTGQLAILPHINKEITYDPFTSFVPVSNLAAVAYVLAASPDAPFASARELIAAARTAPGKFTYSSCGPGTLCHLSGELFEGQTGTELLHVPFKGSAQAVNALLGNVVNLSFDTVTVLAPQIRDGKVKGLLVTSRERSPQLPDVPTAAEAGVADYVIDSWFGLVAPKGTPPEIVARLNAEVVRIGALPDVRARLEAQGLSVTTSTPDAFAATIRADYDRWGKVVRNAGIKAF; this comes from the coding sequence GTGCGCCCTGCCCCGTTGCTTCGTTTCGCCGCCGCCGCCGTCACCGCGGCCTCCCTTCTGCTGAGCACTGGCGGCGCCTTCGCCGCGGCATGGCCGAGCCGCACCATCAAGCTGATCGTGCCGTTTCCGCCGGGCGGCGCGGCGGACGCGACCGCGCGCATCTATGCCGACAAGCTCGGCGAGGCGCTGCAGCAGACCGTGGTGATCGAGAACAAGCCCGGCGCCGGCACCGCCATCGCCGCCGACTACGTCGCCCATGCCGAGCCCGACGGCTACACTTTGTCGCTGGCGCCGACGGGCCAGCTCGCCATCCTGCCGCATATCAACAAGGAGATTACCTACGATCCGTTCACCAGCTTCGTGCCGGTGTCGAATCTGGCGGCCGTGGCCTATGTGCTGGCGGCGAGCCCCGACGCGCCGTTCGCGAGCGCCCGCGAGCTGATCGCCGCCGCGCGAACCGCGCCGGGCAAATTCACCTATTCGTCGTGCGGCCCGGGCACCTTGTGCCACCTCAGCGGCGAGCTGTTCGAGGGCCAGACCGGCACCGAGCTCTTGCACGTGCCGTTCAAGGGTAGCGCGCAGGCGGTCAACGCGCTCCTGGGCAACGTGGTCAACCTGTCCTTCGACACGGTCACCGTGCTGGCGCCGCAGATCCGCGACGGTAAGGTCAAGGGCCTTCTGGTGACCAGCCGCGAGCGTTCGCCGCAGCTGCCGGACGTGCCGACCGCCGCCGAGGCCGGCGTCGCCGACTACGTCATCGATTCCTGGTTCGGCCTGGTCGCGCCGAAGGGCACGCCGCCGGAGATCGTGGCACGCCTCAACGCCGAAGTGGTCCGCATCGGCGCCCTGCCCGACGTCCGCGCCCGGCTGGAAGCGCAGGGCCTCAGCGTCACCACCTCGACCCCCGACGCCTTCGCGGCGACAATCCGGGCGGACTACGATCGCTGGGGCAAGGTGGTGAGGAACGCGGGCATCAAGGCGTTCTGA
- a CDS encoding PQQ-dependent dehydrogenase, methanol/ethanol family, whose translation MASITLALSLTVSAGTAFAQSAAKGSADHIKAVTSAVDGASIKANTATSQDWPTIGLDYAETRFSKLNQINVDNVKKLGLVWSYSLGSSRGVEATPVVVDGIMYQTASWSVVHAIDARTGKNIWTFDPGVDREKGYKGCCDVVNRGVALYKGKVLVAAYDGRLIALDAVTGQKVWEKDTLIDHDHSYTITGAPRVFNGKVIIGQGGAEYGARGYVTAYDAETGSQAWRWFTVPGDPAKPFEDESMAAAAKTWDPAGKYWLNGGGGTPWDTMTYDPELNLVYIGTGNGSPWNRNVRSPDGGDNLYLASLVALNADTGKYVWHYQETPGDNWDYTSTQPMILADITIDGAPRKVILHAPKNGFFFVVDRTNGKFISAKNFVDVNWATGYDANGRPIEVAAARGDAPYDAVPGPYGAHNWHPMSFNPQTGLVYLPAQNVPVNLTPEKTFAQNAPTPGKFGGTTGWNVGFMLNATPPKAPAFGRLIAWDPVKQKEAWRAEYVAPWNGGTLTTAGNLVFQGTADGRFIAYNAANGDKLWESPTGTGVVAAASTYLIDGKQYVSIAVGWGGVFGISQRATELQSPGTVYTFAVDGKAPLPAFVKYQTEGLLKGVKYDPADVAEGTAIYVAACATCHGVPGVDKGGNVPNLGYLPTETIANLKGIVFKGPFRDRGMPDFTGKLTDKDVVKIQAFIQGTADAIRPK comes from the coding sequence GTGGCGTCGATCACGCTGGCGCTCAGCCTCACGGTTTCTGCCGGCACTGCATTTGCCCAGAGCGCAGCAAAGGGCTCTGCCGATCACATCAAGGCGGTGACCTCCGCGGTCGATGGTGCGTCGATCAAGGCTAACACGGCGACCTCGCAGGATTGGCCGACCATCGGTCTGGACTATGCGGAAACGCGTTTCAGCAAGCTCAACCAGATCAACGTCGATAACGTCAAGAAGCTGGGGCTGGTCTGGAGCTACAGTCTGGGATCGTCGCGCGGCGTCGAGGCGACTCCCGTGGTGGTCGACGGCATCATGTATCAGACCGCGTCATGGAGCGTGGTGCACGCCATCGATGCGCGCACCGGCAAGAATATCTGGACGTTCGATCCCGGCGTGGATCGCGAGAAGGGCTACAAGGGTTGCTGCGACGTCGTCAACCGCGGCGTCGCCCTTTACAAGGGCAAGGTGTTAGTCGCCGCCTATGACGGGCGGCTGATCGCGCTCGATGCGGTCACCGGGCAGAAGGTGTGGGAAAAGGACACGCTGATCGATCACGATCATTCCTACACCATCACTGGCGCGCCGCGCGTGTTCAACGGCAAGGTCATCATCGGCCAGGGCGGCGCGGAATACGGCGCGCGCGGCTATGTCACGGCTTACGATGCCGAGACGGGCAGCCAGGCGTGGCGCTGGTTCACCGTTCCCGGCGATCCGGCCAAGCCGTTCGAAGACGAGTCGATGGCCGCGGCGGCCAAGACCTGGGATCCGGCCGGCAAGTACTGGCTCAATGGCGGCGGCGGCACGCCGTGGGACACCATGACTTACGATCCCGAGCTCAATCTGGTCTATATCGGCACCGGCAACGGCTCGCCCTGGAACAGGAACGTGCGCAGCCCCGACGGCGGCGACAACCTGTATCTCGCCTCGCTGGTGGCGCTGAATGCCGACACCGGAAAATACGTCTGGCACTATCAGGAAACGCCGGGCGACAACTGGGACTACACCTCGACCCAGCCGATGATTCTCGCCGATATCACCATCGACGGCGCGCCCCGCAAGGTCATCCTGCATGCGCCCAAGAACGGTTTCTTCTTCGTCGTCGACCGGACCAACGGCAAGTTCATCTCGGCCAAAAACTTCGTCGATGTGAACTGGGCCACCGGCTACGATGCCAACGGCCGGCCGATCGAGGTTGCGGCGGCGCGCGGCGATGCGCCCTATGACGCTGTTCCCGGCCCCTACGGTGCGCATAACTGGCATCCCATGTCGTTCAATCCGCAGACCGGGCTGGTCTATCTGCCGGCGCAGAACGTGCCGGTGAACCTCACGCCAGAAAAGACCTTTGCCCAGAATGCGCCGACGCCCGGCAAGTTCGGCGGCACCACCGGCTGGAATGTCGGCTTCATGCTCAATGCCACGCCGCCCAAGGCTCCGGCTTTCGGGCGCCTCATCGCGTGGGATCCGGTGAAGCAGAAGGAGGCGTGGCGCGCCGAATATGTGGCGCCGTGGAACGGCGGCACGCTCACCACCGCCGGCAACCTGGTGTTTCAGGGCACCGCCGACGGCCGCTTCATCGCCTATAATGCCGCTAACGGCGACAAGCTATGGGAGTCGCCGACCGGCACCGGCGTCGTCGCCGCGGCATCGACCTATCTGATCGACGGCAAGCAATATGTGTCCATCGCAGTCGGCTGGGGCGGCGTGTTCGGGATCTCGCAACGCGCCACCGAGTTGCAGAGCCCGGGCACCGTCTACACCTTTGCCGTCGACGGCAAAGCACCGCTGCCGGCCTTCGTGAAGTACCAGACCGAGGGCCTGCTCAAGGGCGTGAAATATGACCCCGCCGACGTCGCCGAAGGCACCGCGATCTATGTCGCAGCCTGCGCCACCTGCCACGGCGTCCCGGGCGTCGACAAAGGCGGCAACGTTCCGAACCTGGGCTATTTGCCGACTGAAACCATTGCCAACCTGAAGGGCATTGTTTTCAAGGGCCCGTTCCGCGACAGGGGCATGCCGGATTTCACCGGCAAGCTGACCGACAAGGATGTGGTGAAGATCCAGGCCTTCATCCAGGGCACCGCCGACGCCATCCGGCCCAAGTAG
- a CDS encoding TetR/AcrR family transcriptional regulator yields MRAADRERLIVDEAIRFFAEHGFEGQTRELAKRMGITHSAIYRHFPSKEALIERVYEEVYLSRWDTSWGALIKNRSMSVEQRLTQFYLEYVERVFEYDWVRIFVFSGLKSFDITGRYLEIVRKEIIEPACHELRSELRLPGSSTIPLSEREVEMYWGLHGRIFYMAIRRFVYGTPTPGRLDDIVHDAVRGFIAGSRVLLPDIIPAGK; encoded by the coding sequence ATGCGGGCCGCAGACCGCGAGCGATTAATTGTCGACGAAGCTATCCGCTTTTTTGCGGAACACGGCTTCGAAGGACAGACGCGCGAACTCGCCAAACGGATGGGCATCACGCACTCGGCGATCTACCGCCACTTCCCGAGCAAGGAGGCGCTGATCGAACGGGTCTATGAAGAGGTCTATCTTAGCCGGTGGGACACTTCGTGGGGTGCACTGATCAAGAACCGCAGCATGTCCGTCGAGCAGCGCCTGACGCAGTTCTATCTCGAATATGTCGAACGCGTTTTCGAGTACGACTGGGTGAGAATTTTCGTGTTCTCGGGCTTGAAGTCGTTCGATATCACCGGGCGCTATCTTGAGATCGTCCGCAAGGAGATCATCGAACCAGCCTGCCACGAGCTGCGAAGCGAACTGCGGCTGCCCGGTAGTTCAACTATTCCGCTGTCGGAGCGCGAAGTCGAGATGTACTGGGGATTGCACGGCCGGATCTTCTACATGGCCATCCGGCGGTTCGTGTACGGCACCCCGACCCCCGGACGGCTCGACGATATCGTCCATGATGCCGTCAGGGGCTTCATTGCCGGCTCACGCGTTCTGCTGCCGGACATAATTCCGGCCGGCAAATGA